A window of Tautonia plasticadhaerens contains these coding sequences:
- a CDS encoding alpha/beta fold hydrolase, translated as MRLAFDEQGSGPAVVLLHGFPLDRTMWSGQIGVLSGHHRVVTPDLRGHGESPTPPGPYPMEELAADVVETLDAAGIEPPYVVGGLSMGGYVALAMAERLPDRIRGLILLNTRAGADSPEAAARREDSARTIEHEGSTESLSGMVEKLFAPSTLHGRPELVDQISGVIRRTAPGGAAGALRGMATRPDRLGVIRSLRVPVLVIAGEEDAIVPEEDSRAMAEAASDGELIVIPGVGHLSPMEAPGATDAAIRSFLGRLG; from the coding sequence ATGAGGCTGGCCTTCGACGAACAGGGCAGCGGGCCCGCGGTCGTGCTGCTGCACGGCTTCCCGCTCGACCGGACGATGTGGTCGGGCCAAATCGGCGTGCTGTCCGGCCACCATCGGGTGGTCACGCCCGACCTGAGGGGCCACGGCGAGTCCCCCACCCCCCCGGGGCCGTACCCGATGGAGGAGCTGGCCGCCGACGTGGTCGAGACGCTCGACGCCGCCGGGATCGAGCCGCCCTACGTCGTCGGCGGGCTGTCGATGGGGGGATACGTCGCGCTGGCGATGGCGGAACGACTCCCGGACCGGATCCGGGGGCTGATACTCCTGAACACCCGGGCCGGCGCCGACTCGCCGGAGGCGGCCGCCAGGCGGGAGGACTCGGCGAGGACGATCGAGCACGAGGGCTCGACCGAGTCCCTGTCGGGGATGGTCGAGAAGCTGTTCGCGCCGTCGACCCTGCACGGCAGGCCGGAGCTGGTCGACCAGATTTCGGGGGTGATCCGGAGGACCGCCCCCGGGGGGGCCGCCGGGGCCCTGCGAGGGATGGCGACCCGGCCGGACCGGCTGGGGGTGATCCGGTCGCTCCGGGTGCCGGTGCTGGTGATCGCCGGGGAAGAGGACGCGATCGTGCCCGAGGAGGACTCCCGGGCGATGGCCGAGGCGGCGTCGGACGGGGAGCTGATCGTGATCCCCGGGGTCGGCCACCTCTCGCCGATGGAGGCCCCCGGGGCGACCGACGCGGCGATCCGCTCCTTCCTCGGCCGCCTGGGCTGA
- a CDS encoding ribonuclease D, which yields MPGRHVDPLIAADAELAELVEHLRRVGRFAFDTEFVSEDTFEPVLCLVQVATRDRMVAVDPLARGLDLDPLWEVVLDPGVEVVMHASGEDLRICRLRTGRLPDRVFDTQVAAGLAGYGYPMSLVNLVGQTVGVSLAGSETRTDWRRRPLSDAQVEYALDDVAHLLDVADHLRDRLERRGRVEWAEHEFSDFIESVRRRVEEDRWRRLPGAGTLGRRSLEVARRLYEWRVEEARASNRPIRQVMRDDLMVGLARRQPRNKRDLEALRDFNRPALIARSREILDVIAEALAVPEDRLPEPGERVDDLPGMSMLTSLLNATMAHCAARHQISTGLVGSTGDLKELVRWHLDGQPGDRTPEILKGWRAEVCGRALLDVLSGRLALRIDDLGSEVPVALEPVAPHPPDESDSPSPSPSNPPDGSP from the coding sequence ATGCCGGGACGCCACGTCGACCCCCTGATCGCCGCCGACGCCGAGCTGGCCGAGCTGGTGGAGCACCTCCGCCGGGTCGGCCGTTTCGCCTTCGACACGGAATTCGTCTCCGAGGACACCTTCGAGCCGGTCCTCTGCCTGGTGCAGGTCGCCACCCGGGACCGCATGGTGGCCGTCGACCCGCTGGCCCGGGGGCTGGATCTGGATCCGCTCTGGGAGGTGGTGCTCGACCCGGGCGTCGAGGTGGTCATGCACGCCTCGGGGGAGGATCTGCGCATCTGCCGATTGCGGACCGGCCGGCTGCCCGATCGGGTGTTCGACACCCAGGTCGCCGCCGGGCTGGCCGGGTACGGCTACCCGATGTCGCTGGTCAATCTCGTCGGCCAGACCGTCGGCGTGAGCCTGGCCGGCAGCGAGACGAGGACCGACTGGAGGCGACGGCCCCTGAGCGACGCCCAGGTCGAATACGCCCTGGACGACGTGGCCCACCTGCTCGACGTGGCCGACCACCTGAGGGACCGCCTGGAGCGCCGGGGGCGGGTCGAATGGGCCGAGCACGAGTTCTCGGACTTCATCGAGTCGGTCCGACGCCGGGTCGAGGAGGACCGTTGGCGACGGCTCCCCGGGGCCGGGACGCTGGGCCGGAGGTCGCTGGAAGTCGCCCGGAGGCTCTACGAGTGGCGCGTCGAGGAGGCCCGGGCCTCCAACCGGCCGATCCGCCAGGTGATGCGGGACGACCTGATGGTCGGCCTCGCCCGCCGACAGCCCCGGAACAAGCGCGACCTGGAAGCTCTCCGGGACTTCAACCGCCCGGCCCTGATCGCCCGGTCCCGGGAGATCCTCGACGTGATCGCCGAGGCCCTCGCGGTGCCCGAGGACCGGCTGCCGGAGCCGGGCGAGCGCGTCGACGACCTGCCGGGGATGTCGATGCTCACCTCGCTGCTCAACGCCACGATGGCCCACTGCGCGGCCCGTCACCAGATCTCGACCGGGCTGGTGGGCTCGACCGGCGACCTGAAGGAGCTGGTCCGCTGGCACCTCGACGGCCAGCCGGGGGACCGCACCCCGGAGATCCTGAAGGGCTGGCGGGCCGAGGTATGCGGCCGGGCCCTGCTGGACGTGCTCTCCGGCCGGCTCGCCCTGCGGATCGACGACCTCGGCTCGGAGGTGCCCGTGGCGCTGGAGCCGGTCGCCCCCCACCCCCCCGACGAATCCGACTCGCCATCGCCATCGCCATCGAACCCGCCCGACGGATCGCCATGA
- a CDS encoding sugar phosphate isomerase/epimerase family protein — MNRIISCFSNCYGASGVRAAASKIRDAGIDHLELALRGHDFGGLVIPEEAVVTEKADDATAGAFRDELARLGVEVSGCNVGGGDMRTDEGTELTARRIRFAKKWFDVDVVVSGASQPATPEERRAVVENLRKVGDVAQILGVVIALETHKGPTQNADEMLTLMFEVHHPAVRLNYDTGNILYYNPGADLHEQLDRVKEYVRNVHLKDSRGKPDDWYFPAVGDGGAIDFARIRQQLDAVGFAGPYTIEIEGIAGEPEPGLDGRHDRVKRSVEHLRKCGYFD; from the coding sequence ATGAATCGCATCATCAGCTGCTTCTCCAATTGCTACGGGGCCTCCGGCGTCCGCGCCGCCGCCTCGAAGATCCGGGACGCCGGCATCGACCACCTGGAGCTGGCCCTCCGCGGCCACGACTTCGGCGGCCTGGTCATCCCCGAGGAGGCCGTCGTCACCGAGAAGGCCGACGACGCCACCGCCGGCGCCTTCCGCGACGAGCTGGCGAGGCTCGGCGTGGAGGTGAGCGGCTGCAACGTCGGCGGCGGCGACATGCGCACCGACGAGGGGACCGAGCTGACCGCCCGCCGCATCCGGTTCGCGAAGAAGTGGTTCGACGTCGACGTGGTCGTCTCCGGCGCCAGCCAGCCCGCGACCCCCGAGGAGCGCCGGGCGGTGGTCGAGAACCTCCGCAAGGTCGGCGACGTGGCCCAGATCCTCGGCGTGGTCATCGCCCTGGAGACGCACAAGGGCCCGACCCAGAACGCCGACGAGATGCTCACCCTGATGTTCGAGGTGCACCACCCCGCGGTGCGGCTGAACTACGACACCGGGAACATCCTCTATTACAACCCCGGCGCCGACCTCCACGAGCAGCTCGACCGCGTCAAGGAGTACGTCCGCAACGTCCACCTGAAGGACTCGCGCGGCAAGCCCGACGACTGGTACTTCCCCGCCGTCGGCGACGGCGGCGCGATCGACTTCGCCCGGATCCGCCAGCAGCTCGACGCCGTCGGCTTCGCCGGCCCCTATACCATCGAGATCGAGGGGATCGCCGGCGAGCCCGAGCCGGGCCTCGACGGCCGGCACGACCGGGTCAAGCGGAGCGTCGAACACCTGAGGAAATGCGGCTACTTCGATTGA
- a CDS encoding CHAT domain-containing protein, giving the protein MTQDRPGQDGRTHPAARMPPPAPTAMLALLLASLGIGCAPGGASSRDQAEASVADDARSLAPPGGKAAGVEGLCWGGPAADRRLGVRFDDGRFAAYRPPAGPGPVSVGLVPPGRGDLSSLALCSADRAVTGDGRGLLLWDTSGAIARPIDRLDCGAIGALAVEPIGPGDLLAGLGDGRLLRFRPGRDAIGPPRAEARSSGRASGVTGLGFADGGRSVLVFRADGGSERRGRSLDGPAEPIGPARSAAEGAGGGLVRLVGPADDGPALVRSDRDGVPRWRFPLPAEGVELAGVLRGEGLVVACEGRILLVRGEGGGPPRPSEVRGLPAEGEGRVASDPLDPAGRRLAVADSAGRLLVYDAEDLARSAGPISLDGAPDLAFRPHRRAYHPRPGEGRASTTSERLAGRIAEARRRLDRGELDGLLATVRDLEADPALDRDASAEVAALTAAVRQATGWPTSSIRPPIDSARSTFEQRGWSAREADLRLWAGSLLLPGFDGRGAPADPVRIEEALAELREAAALYRSADPGLERQARIAEAMASWGLLTLGRPAEAHSVFGPVARFAEADPVIRQAPEFDRIAAALAASRGDWEAADLASDRLLRRLTPPPAGREDLAREAALERVGDLAALGRWAEAARVLAEDRPSDPEWALRRATVRRRAGIDVGPVPDGPPGGPSDLPEAAAIAHVRGRVAVASEGSLASGAGLLALAGEAHREAGRSDLAIEADLERAEALERLGRPGEAIALYARVARTLAPEGDRPRTRGAARPIAFAAGRAHRGLARCQLAGGMPGHALGAIDQEALVGWFERSGEALVRSSRGIAPPGGTTEGALREARRSAFAPIGLGGADSGSRARVRGLEARRAAEHQELSLADPTRPFDPSSLRLGAGEAVLVVSPTGPESLSGFLIRPGGPVLARRLPIGRPALGRAARLWRASLGDGGRSCELDETPGPGGLLSIAPEPDLPPGETPPDGLPPGRLIVESVLGPFRGGLAGVDRLVVVPGDADSAVPLGALAAGEGGPGLPSIAYAPSLSMIRRARASGRGRGDRRGSVLVMSAGDVVGALAVRSAYGEGGPAVEVPGDLASLPARLIGPGGPRGVLQLSTVAVLDPAESGSGGPELLLGPEGSGGIDPGTPRLSESDVLGLELDGALVVLQLEHRPMPPVATPTAWRDLASGWLAAGADAVIVSLWDPPADSAPAFAAGLHRGLARGLSAAGALELARRSVAERPSTSDPVHWAGYVLYEPGGSGR; this is encoded by the coding sequence ATGACCCAGGACCGGCCCGGCCAGGATGGCCGGACCCACCCGGCGGCCCGGATGCCGCCCCCGGCCCCGACGGCGATGCTGGCCCTGCTGCTGGCGTCGCTCGGGATCGGCTGCGCCCCGGGGGGCGCCTCCTCCCGGGACCAGGCCGAGGCGTCGGTGGCCGACGACGCCCGGTCGCTCGCCCCCCCCGGCGGCAAGGCGGCGGGGGTCGAGGGGCTCTGCTGGGGGGGGCCGGCGGCCGACCGGAGGCTCGGGGTCCGCTTCGACGACGGCCGGTTCGCCGCCTACCGGCCCCCGGCGGGGCCGGGCCCGGTGTCGGTCGGCCTGGTGCCCCCGGGCCGGGGCGACCTGTCGAGCCTGGCGCTCTGCTCGGCCGACCGGGCCGTGACCGGGGACGGCCGGGGCCTGCTGCTCTGGGACACCTCCGGGGCGATCGCCCGGCCGATCGACCGGCTGGACTGCGGCGCCATCGGGGCGCTGGCCGTCGAGCCGATCGGCCCCGGGGACCTGCTCGCGGGGCTGGGGGACGGCCGGCTGCTCCGGTTCCGGCCCGGCCGGGACGCGATCGGCCCGCCGAGGGCCGAGGCGAGGTCGAGCGGCCGGGCCTCGGGGGTGACGGGCCTGGGGTTCGCCGACGGCGGCCGGTCGGTCCTCGTCTTCCGGGCCGACGGCGGCTCGGAGCGGCGGGGCCGGTCGCTCGACGGCCCGGCCGAGCCGATCGGCCCGGCCCGCTCGGCGGCGGAGGGGGCGGGCGGGGGGCTCGTCCGGCTGGTCGGCCCGGCGGACGACGGCCCGGCGCTGGTCCGGTCCGACCGGGACGGCGTCCCCCGCTGGCGGTTCCCCCTGCCGGCCGAGGGGGTCGAGCTGGCGGGGGTGCTCCGGGGGGAGGGGCTGGTGGTCGCCTGCGAGGGGAGGATCCTGCTCGTCCGGGGCGAGGGAGGAGGGCCGCCGAGGCCCTCGGAGGTGCGGGGGCTCCCGGCCGAGGGGGAGGGCCGGGTGGCGAGCGACCCGCTCGACCCGGCCGGCCGTCGGCTGGCGGTGGCGGACTCGGCCGGCCGCCTGCTCGTCTACGACGCCGAGGACCTGGCGAGGTCGGCCGGCCCGATCTCCCTGGACGGGGCGCCGGACCTGGCCTTCCGGCCGCATCGCCGGGCCTATCATCCGAGGCCCGGGGAGGGCCGGGCCTCGACGACCTCGGAGCGGCTGGCCGGGCGGATCGCCGAGGCGAGGCGGCGGCTCGACCGGGGGGAGCTGGACGGGTTGCTGGCGACCGTGAGGGACCTGGAGGCCGACCCGGCGCTGGACCGGGACGCCTCGGCCGAGGTGGCGGCCCTGACGGCGGCGGTCCGGCAGGCGACCGGCTGGCCGACGTCGAGCATCCGGCCGCCGATCGATTCGGCGCGGTCGACGTTCGAGCAGCGGGGGTGGTCGGCCCGGGAGGCGGACCTGCGACTCTGGGCCGGCAGCCTGCTGCTGCCGGGCTTCGACGGCCGGGGGGCCCCGGCCGACCCGGTCCGGATCGAGGAGGCGCTGGCGGAGCTCCGGGAGGCCGCTGCCCTGTACCGAAGTGCCGACCCGGGGCTGGAGCGCCAGGCCAGGATCGCCGAGGCGATGGCCTCCTGGGGCCTGCTCACCCTGGGGAGGCCGGCCGAGGCCCACTCGGTTTTCGGGCCGGTCGCCCGGTTCGCCGAGGCCGACCCGGTGATCCGGCAGGCGCCGGAGTTCGACCGGATCGCCGCCGCCCTGGCCGCCTCCCGGGGGGACTGGGAGGCGGCCGACCTCGCCAGCGACCGCCTGCTCCGCCGGCTGACCCCGCCGCCGGCCGGCCGGGAGGACCTGGCGAGGGAGGCGGCCCTGGAGCGGGTCGGCGACCTCGCCGCGCTGGGGAGATGGGCCGAGGCGGCCCGGGTGCTCGCCGAGGATCGGCCCTCGGATCCGGAATGGGCCCTGCGCCGGGCCACCGTCCGGCGTCGGGCGGGGATCGACGTCGGGCCCGTCCCCGACGGGCCGCCCGGGGGCCCGTCCGACTTGCCGGAGGCGGCGGCGATCGCCCACGTCCGGGGCCGGGTGGCCGTCGCCTCGGAGGGGTCGCTGGCGTCGGGGGCCGGGCTGCTCGCCCTCGCGGGCGAGGCGCACCGGGAGGCGGGGCGGTCGGACCTGGCGATCGAGGCCGACCTGGAGCGGGCCGAGGCGCTGGAGCGGCTCGGGAGGCCGGGGGAGGCGATCGCGCTGTACGCCCGGGTGGCCCGGACCCTCGCCCCCGAGGGGGACCGGCCCCGGACCCGGGGGGCGGCCCGGCCGATCGCCTTCGCGGCGGGCCGGGCGCACCGGGGCCTGGCCCGGTGCCAGCTCGCCGGGGGGATGCCGGGGCACGCCCTGGGTGCGATCGACCAGGAGGCGCTGGTCGGCTGGTTCGAGCGGTCGGGGGAGGCCCTGGTGCGGTCGTCCCGGGGGATCGCCCCGCCGGGGGGGACGACGGAGGGGGCGCTCCGGGAGGCGAGGCGGTCGGCCTTCGCGCCGATCGGCCTGGGGGGGGCGGACTCGGGGTCCCGGGCCCGGGTCCGGGGCCTGGAGGCCCGGCGCGCCGCCGAGCACCAGGAACTCTCGCTGGCCGACCCGACCCGGCCGTTCGACCCCTCCTCGCTCCGCCTGGGGGCCGGTGAGGCGGTGCTGGTCGTCTCGCCGACGGGGCCGGAGTCGCTGTCGGGGTTCCTGATCCGCCCCGGCGGGCCGGTGCTGGCGAGGCGGCTGCCGATCGGTCGACCGGCCCTGGGGAGGGCCGCCCGGCTCTGGCGGGCCTCGCTGGGGGACGGGGGTCGGTCGTGCGAGCTGGACGAGACGCCGGGGCCCGGGGGGTTGCTCTCGATCGCCCCCGAGCCGGACCTCCCGCCCGGGGAGACGCCGCCCGACGGCCTGCCGCCGGGTCGCCTGATCGTCGAGTCGGTCCTCGGCCCGTTCCGGGGGGGGCTGGCGGGGGTCGATCGGCTGGTCGTCGTGCCGGGGGACGCCGACTCGGCGGTGCCGCTGGGGGCGTTGGCGGCCGGAGAGGGGGGGCCGGGCCTGCCCTCGATCGCGTATGCCCCGTCGCTCTCGATGATCCGGAGGGCCCGGGCGTCGGGCCGGGGGCGGGGGGATCGGCGGGGGTCGGTGCTGGTGATGTCGGCGGGGGACGTGGTCGGGGCCCTGGCGGTGCGGTCGGCCTACGGGGAGGGGGGTCCGGCCGTCGAGGTGCCGGGGGATCTGGCGTCCTTGCCGGCGCGGCTGATCGGCCCCGGGGGGCCGCGGGGGGTGCTCCAGCTCTCGACCGTCGCCGTGCTCGACCCGGCCGAGTCGGGCTCGGGGGGGCCGGAGCTGCTGCTCGGGCCGGAGGGCTCGGGGGGGATCGACCCGGGGACGCCGAGGCTCTCGGAGTCGGACGTGCTCGGCCTGGAGCTGGACGGCGCCCTGGTGGTGCTCCAGCTGGAGCACCGGCCGATGCCCCCGGTGGCGACGCCGACCGCCTGGAGGGACCTGGCCTCGGGCTGGCTCGCCGCCGGGGCCGACGCGGTGATCGTGTCGCTCTGGGACCCGCCGGCCGACTCGGCCCCCGCCTTCGCCGCCGGGCTGCACCGGGGCCTCGCCCGGGGCCTGTCGGCGGCCGGGGCGCTCGAGCTCGCCCGGCGGTCGGTCGCCGAGCGGCCCTCGACCTCGGATCCGGTCCACTGGGCCGGGTACGTCCTGTACGAGCCGGGCGGATCGGGGCGATGA
- a CDS encoding sugar phosphate isomerase family, whose translation MAIPRGRLGEGSNVRVRVVGDAEALAVDMARAMAGVVSDRAKAGKAACLIVPVGPVGQYEHLVRMVRDEGLDLSATTFILMDEFLAGPGRWIEASDPLSFRGFVERAFFDLLPGDRAPRPGNRIVPDPEAPELVGEGIRARGGVDACFGGIGLNGHVAFNEPEPGATVPEFATRGTRVVAVAPESRAHMAVNLSCALELIPGAAVTVGMAEILGARMIRLYANRPWQRGVVRMAVHGPASASCPASLMQMHPDAEIVASDFVAEPTEVALR comes from the coding sequence ATGGCGATCCCCCGCGGGCGGCTCGGCGAGGGGTCGAACGTCCGGGTGCGGGTCGTCGGGGACGCCGAGGCGCTGGCCGTCGACATGGCGAGGGCGATGGCGGGGGTCGTCTCGGATCGGGCGAAGGCCGGCAAGGCGGCCTGCCTGATCGTCCCGGTGGGGCCGGTCGGGCAGTACGAGCACCTGGTCAGGATGGTCCGGGACGAGGGGCTGGACCTCTCGGCGACGACGTTCATCCTGATGGACGAGTTCCTCGCCGGGCCGGGGCGGTGGATCGAGGCGTCCGACCCCCTGAGCTTCCGGGGGTTCGTCGAACGGGCCTTCTTCGACCTCCTGCCGGGCGACCGGGCCCCGAGGCCGGGAAACCGCATCGTGCCCGACCCCGAGGCGCCGGAACTCGTGGGAGAGGGGATCCGGGCCCGCGGGGGCGTGGACGCCTGCTTCGGCGGGATCGGCCTGAACGGGCACGTCGCCTTCAACGAGCCGGAACCCGGGGCGACCGTGCCGGAGTTCGCCACCAGGGGGACGAGGGTCGTCGCCGTGGCCCCGGAATCCCGGGCGCACATGGCGGTGAACCTGAGCTGCGCCCTGGAGCTGATCCCGGGCGCGGCGGTGACGGTGGGCATGGCGGAGATCCTCGGCGCCCGGATGATCCGGCTCTACGCGAACCGGCCCTGGCAGCGCGGGGTGGTGCGGATGGCGGTGCACGGCCCGGCGTCGGCGAGCTGCCCGGCCTCGCTGATGCAGATGCACCCGGACGCCGAGATCGTCGCGAGCGACTTCGTGGCCGAGCCGACGGAGGTCGCCCTGCGATGA